Below is a genomic region from Acomys russatus chromosome 3, mAcoRus1.1, whole genome shotgun sequence.
GGCAGGACAGTTGCTCAGCCCAGCTGTTAGGGACATGTATTCCTCTAGAGTTCAGCTCATTCCTGggctattattatcatcatcatcatcatcatcatcatcactatctaAAAGATTTAAGTAAAAGCACAATCCAGTTGTGGATCTAGCTATGAGAAGAAACAGTGATGGTATGTTCAGTACACTGTGATGAGACCTAGAGTCTGACCCAGCCCACATCGCCTCTGCTCGGAAAGcctgagagaggaagtgaggcTGGGTACCATCGCAGTGAGAAGGGTTGGCTCAAGTGACCTGAAACTCCTCCACAGTGATCCTCATGGTGCCTAGAGTCAGATCTCATACGCATCCATACTGCACAAAAAAGGACGTTGAACCCCCTTCTCCACCATCTAAGTACCTTCAGTGGTTGTTTCATAATCTacctcccactttccctttcaGCTACAAGGgcatatttacttttcatttgctttcctgaCAAGCACCAGGGATAATCAGACTGCTGCTTATTGGCGGCAGCTCTTGTGCTTAAGGGTTAAGACAAGTAAGTAAAGGGACAGGAAGGACCAGGAGGCAGGCTCTCTTCTGTAGGAGAGAAGCAGTGGCCAGTGAGgcccacagaggcaggcaggcatgaagGAAAGcctgagggaggggaaaggggagagcgGAATCTGAACACCAACCCAGGGAACTTAGACACAAAGCCACAAAACCACAGAAGACCTTGCTGGCTTGGTGAGCAGAAATGACATATGACAAAAACCTAATATTTGAAAGCCTCCAATTCCCTGATCCATGCCTCATCAGGAACATTGTGACACATACATTAAGGGGGTGATGGGCTTTGGAGTAAaaaacactgcttttttttttatagcacttCCATTTCTTTCAGGCCTCAGTGTGATGATGAGGTGATGGGTTCAGGAGACCCCAGTAACGGGCTAGAAGCCAGGGTTCCTACTTCCTTTAGTGATGTGGATGGTGTGTTCTTGATTACGTCTCTCTGGAAGATACTctcagactaaaaaaaaaaaaaaaaaaaaaaaaagagctgcagTCCTGTGCcttgttcatctttctttttgagaaaagCAATGTGTGCTAAGAAGGGTTGGCTAcattgtaaacaaaacaaaactgagtcaTTCCTGGGACTAACTTGCCCCTCCACTATAAATACATGGTGTAGAAAAGAAATTACTTATATATAAACTGAATATGAACCAAGAAGAGGCAGTCTTAGGGTGATGTACTGTTGGAAAACCCTCCCTTCTATTTGGTGAATGACTGTAGTGTCAGACCTGCCCCATGAAAGGAACCCTAAAATGGACTTGCTGTGCTTAGCGTCCAACCTGCACCCTCAGTCACCATCCAGGATGCAAGTATTTCTTCCTTCAAACACTCTCCTCTTactgccaaatgcaaatcaagctCTGAGTACACTCAGCCTGGCGAAGCCCACAGTGAATGTGAGCGGCATTTAAGCAGCCACCATGCAGACAAAGAGAATGCAGCTAAGAAGCCCCCAAATGTCAAATGTTGCTAGAATGGTCTATATTGGTTGACATCAGCATCCTATAGTTTCAATAGAATGAGAGTTCTGTATCGACGTAAAAACATTGGGAATATCAACATGTAATGCACCACAAGAGAAGCATTGTAGCAACATGGCATCCATTGtcatgcatttatttaaaaatagaacattaaAAATGAGTGGTCTGAGAATGAGGAAGGACATAAGAGGGTAACCGGGAGCATACATTTGCACAACAATGAGTAACACCACAGTGGCTTCACGCGCAGTTAACTCTGAGGACTTAAAACCGCTAGAGAAAGCATGAAGATTGAAGATAACTCTGCTGAAAACTTGGCATAGACCTCGTATCTCCCATCACTACCTTCTGTGTCTCCCATAGTTTGCCACTCTGCAGGCACAGCTCCAGCGTAGCAAGGCTTTGCTTGGCTTTGAGAAGAGCTTTGTTTCCTCTGTCTGCAGCAGCTCCAGCAGAGGCGCACTGGTGGGGGGAGTGCAGACTGCATAGTGCTGGAGCTGTTGGCACTGAGATGTCTCCTGGGGGACAGACAAGAGCTGGGTGGGGGGCAGCTGCACTTGGGTGCACACAAGTGCTCACCTGGGTCTTTACCTTTGTTCACTTGGGTACACTTGGCTTTGGGAAAGCTTTATAGCTAAAGTAGAGAGGAGCTCAGTTTGTGGGAACTAGGTCAAGAGCGAGAGCAAGGATATGAGTCTGTATTTTAGGATCAGTTACAATTTTTACTTGGCCTGGGCTATATTGGACCACCCGAGCCCCGATCCAGTGAGTTCAGTGTTTACCATGTACTATGAGATAGGCACACGCAGCAGAAGGCTAGAAGTAACTGTGATCATTGACTCTTCCTTCTTGAGTCTCCAAGCCCCGTGATCTACAGCTTAGAGCCACTGACTAACCAGCTCATGAGAGAGTGGCTGGTCAGCACTGTTAAGATTCTCTTTAAGGAGGTGACCCTGTGCTCGGGACACCTGGGGCACTGCTGACCTGCAGTGACCTTGCACACGGCGtgctccagccccaggctctTGAGGCAGCTTAGGTTCCGTGTTTGTCCACACTTCCAGCTGGTGGCCTTGGGAACTCCACGCATCACATCTGTGCGCCCAGGTATGAAGTTATTACTGCCCAGCTGGCATGACTCATTCACTTCTAAAATGTTTCTCCAGCCTACCAGGCCGCTTAGACAGTTTTTATCATTACTCGAAGTATTTCCCTTGAGGATGACAAAATAGAACCTTCTGGGTGTTGGGGCTGGGGCAGACATCACATCCTTGGATATGCTGGGGCTGATATTTTTATCTGATAGGGTCGAGTTCACTGATTCCTCAACGGTCCATTTTGCCGTGCGTTGCATTTCTTCCTGTGACGTTTTTTCTGTAATTCCCTCCGCTGTGCTTTCTGAAGGCGCCACAAGAACCAATCCAAGGCCGAGCAACAGCAGAAAGAGGGCCATCTCACAAACACTGTAATCTTGCCTGCGgtaaagataaaaaggaagaatgTAGGGGAAGTGTTTCCCTTCTTGTTATTCTTAATGATGACCCCTGGCTGTAAGGCTcctacatacataaacaaaatatgaCCCAGTAAAGTGACAACCAGCTGAGGAGCCTGGGCACCAATGCTAAGACCTCCACTTACAATCAGTTCACTCTATCTCATCTAGCATTAGTTTTACCCAtctgaagaaaacaacagcagcaacagcagcgaGCTAAGTTGCAAGTGCTGGaacaaagcatttttctttttctctgctcttaCTGGAGGGGTTAACAGTCTCCTTGGAGGTCAACGTCATCTCAGCCAACACATCTGACTATCAGCGTCTCTTAGTGCCCACACAGGACCTGGCACACGGTGCCGCGTGAACGGACAAAGCAGACACAGTAACCCCTCTCTATCTCTCGTTTCTTTCCCCATCCAGTCTCAGACAGGAAGCCTCCGTCTTTACCAGCTCTTTGGCAACTTGATCTTGCAGAGAAAGATGGCAGCGTCTTGCAGGGCTGGAAGTGAGACTGTGCCTCATACTCAGAGTCTCTGCTATTGGATCTAACCGAGGGAAGGAGGGgcgagagagggggagagagatggtgggggtgagggggaaggaGCTCGGCAGTTGATGAGGAAGCAAGGAGCCAGGGATACTCACGAGGAACTGCAGAGTGTGCATGTTGTGGTCAGAACCTGGGGCCAGGACGCATCCTGCTTTGACGTCTTCCTAAAGTCTTCGCTAAACCCagatcatttttattgttttgttttctgaaagccTACCGCACACATTTCTTTGTGTTCCGCTCGCTGAGTCTGATCTTTTCACTGCCTAGTTAGGTGACATGTGTGACTAACACTGGTCTAAGGCTCACAACTCCCTGGTCCTGAAACACACTTTCTGATCACTGCCAAAGGACACAGCTTCACACACGGACCTGCACAAACACCTCTTCCTCATCAGAAGGCTAGTTAATGCAGAAAACCCTGTAGTAGTGTCAGCGCTGGGCTTTCCACAGTgagagccgtctctccagcctccttctttccctcttcgGTCCTTTCTTTGAAAGCCTCCAAAGCCAAACCCAGACTGCATTCTTTACCAAGTCCATATCTCATCTTTGTCAATCTCTTATAACTTTCTTTTTACTAAGAGGggtttattttttactgttttaaattgtgtgtgtgtgtgtgtgtgtgtatgtaattgtATGCATGTAAATGTAGGTCCCTTTAGAGGCgggaagagaacatcagattccCTAGGCCTAGGCTTATGAGGAGTTGTCAACTGTCTGACAGGGGTgtggggaactgaactctggtcctctgaagaaGCAGTCAGTACATACCCTTAGCCCCTGAGTCACATCCCAGCCCTTGCTTgtctttaaagacagggtctcgctgGGCAGTGGtaccgcatgcctttaatcccagcactcaggaggcagaggcaggaggatcgctgtgagtttgaggttggcctggtctacaaagcgtccaggacagccaaggctacacatagagaccttgtctcaaaaaataaaaaaaaaaaacaaaaacaaacaaacaaacaaaaaccaaaacaaaaaagacaaggtctcactatttaAAACAAGATATTAAATAGCCCAGAACTTGCTAaatagcccaagctggtctcaaacttgttactgatcctcctgcctcagcctccaataTGCTAAGAGGACAGGCATGTCCTATAATAGCCGACTATTGGCAGATTATTAAGAACTCAGTCCACACGTGTTCCTTGAGACTGTGCGCCCTAGGTAGACTTGGTAGATGTTGGATGGAGAAAGAATTTGTAAATAACTTACTTTTCTGGAACCTCTGCGTCCTTTGCCATTGACCCCTCTTAGTaaaatgaaattaggaaaacagGAAGGCGTTAGGAAGAGCAGTGTAGAGACCCCTGTCCCTATGAAACACACATTTCACATGGGCAGAATTCACAGCTACCTGCGCTTGTTTGCAAGTTATtagattttcattaaaaaaaaatatatacagaccacacacacacaaagtatataTATCTAAAtgttacagcacacacacaaagtatagaTATCTAAATGTTACAGCGTGTCTGAACTGGGCTTGGGTCTCTATTGAATGAAAATACTATGAAATGAATTCCTAGATAGATGTCACCTGTACCTTAAAGGGAATTCATTTATTGtcaagatttgtttttaagtagGACAGAGAAGTGATAAGGACAAAGGGAGGACAGTAAAGCCTAGGGTCAGGGCAAGAGAACACCATCAAGGCCTGCCTTGTCTGCTTCTGACTGAGGCTGCCCTCGTGTAGCTGGCATCTCATTAAACCTGCTGCTGCTCACGTCCGACTCAGCCACGGAGCACTCTGCTCACGCGGGAGCACTCAGAACCTCACAAGGCAACGGCGACGGCAGAATtccaacagagaaacaaaaagttaTATTCTTCTGGAGAAGGCCTGCTCTGGGCGGAAGAAGTCACGAGACAGGTTCTGACTTACAAGCTGCGAAGTGTGGGTTCGGGTTAGTCACCCTCCTCCCTGAAAACCCACCTGGCCGGTTGTAATTCAGTGCCTTGAAAGGGCAGAATTAGCGGCCCGTGGAGATGCGCCTCCCCTTTTTGATATGACCTTGAGTTAATCCAAGTGGCTAACGCAGTAGCCGGAGTCTCTCAGCTGAGAAGATCAGGACAGAACGAGCTCTTTAAAGTTTGGGAATCATTCACTCGCTCTGGCCCACTCGCCTGTCTGAGCCCTGCTTCTCACCTACAAGACCGAAACTACATCACTCAGAGTTAATGGCCCCATTAACTGGCCCCTGCTTATCTACTACCCATATTTCTTACTGTTTCCCAGCCCTACGCTTTCCCTCAAGCAAAGCTGCTTTCTGCACTACCTAGGAAACAGAACTCTAGTGTAACAGACATAGAAACAGCCTCATGTGTTATTGTAGCTTTATACATGAAAAGACTGATAACTAGAATACTAATGACAGAAAACCAGTTATCAAGATTTGATGACTTCCCAGAATTAGAAGGCTCCCTGTGTCTTCCTCTCGCCTTTGGCTGTAAGGTTACCTACCATGTCCATAGCTAGGCACGGGGTGCCTACACATGTAATTTAACAGCAAGAACCAAAAGGGAAGGGTGTTTGCAGTCTGGCTCAAAGCCTTCTCCATCTCATGCAGGattttgaagaggaaaaaaatgtaacctCAGAGAGACTCAGCCCTTTCTTGGGACGTTTGCGCATCGCTCCACCGTCTTTATGGGAATGGCTTCTGGCTAGCCAGGTGCCTTCCGGTCTCCTTCTCTTTAATACCAGGAGGATCTGGTGAACAGGAGCAGATGTGGTATACGCTGTATTGCCTATCTTTAGAAGAGTCTCTAAGATCCCAGAAGTACCCCTCAAAATATAGGCTCTGGATATTCCTCTTGGCTACCCACCCTACTGTTGTGGACAACTCATACTTTGGATGAAAGTGGAAGAGAAATTAAGCTGGGCCTTACTGGAAAATTTTCTCCTGTTGGCTGGCTCTCACAGTGCCACATACTGTCGTGCAGGATGGTTTGGGGCAAAGGCATTGATAATGAACCAACACGGTACAGTTGTGAAGTGTAACACCAACCTGCCATGCAGAACGTACCTATTTGTACAATGGTGGCGTGACTGTTACAGGGGTTCCTGTAACACTGCTTCCTCATTGGATTTGGGATTACCTAATACTCTAAACCATGACTGGAAAAGTCTTAGACCCTGGAAAGGAACCTAAACAGGCTTCTTAGCTGAATCGACACAGTATCAGACCACCCTCTAAATATCTGTGTTTATACCTACAGACAAAGGCTAGCTCAGCCTTAAACAAAGGCCTTGTTCACTCCCTGCAGTGGACAAAGGTAAATGCAAATACCCATGGCTGCCCAagatgctgggactaaagactaGCTGAGGGCTCCTCCCTAGGCGAGAGGCTTATAACGCCCCTTAAGGTTGACacaacattgtggaagaggggtcAGAGAGCATACAAGAGCCACAGGAGGGAAAGGAACTGCAAAATACCATCTTCTACGCACAACTTGGCTACGGCAAGCATAAACTTACAGCAGCTGGCCATTCTGATCCATGTCCACGGAAGTCAGGCCCTCCTAACAGCCAACTGTGGAGGGAGACGGGACTGTGGGCCTACCACTTCCTGCTGACCTTGGCAGCCCACAGGCCCAGGCTCTGATGGTTAGTTCTAATCTCAGGGTGACACAGATGGCTCTGATTGAACTTTGTGGGACACAGAAAAACAGGCTATAggttgagaaaggaaagaaagcatgagGCTGAGGGTGGAAACatagggaggaggagaggagggaggggaaggaggggggttGGTGGAGTTGATCTGAGCACTATGTATGCCTGTATGAGACTctcaaataatacatttaaaagacatcttaaaggaaaaaattcCCAGCCgggcgttggtggcgcacgcctgtaatcccagcacttgggaggcagaggtaggtggatcactgagtttgaggccagcc
It encodes:
- the Rnase11 gene encoding probable ribonuclease 11, with the protein product MALFLLLLGLGLVLVAPSESTAEGITEKTSQEEMQRTAKWTVEESVNSTLSDKNISPSISKDVMSAPAPTPRRFYFVILKGNTSSNDKNCLSGLVGWRNILEVNESCQLGSNNFIPGRTDVMRGVPKATSWKCGQTRNLSCLKSLGLEHAVCKVTAGQQCPRCPEHRVTSLKRILTVLTSHSLMSWLVSGSKL